In Bacillus toyonensis BCT-7112, a single window of DNA contains:
- a CDS encoding cation-translocating P-type ATPase: MSKWYSKTKDQILTDLKTNEQSGLTADGVNERLKQFGSNELTVKQKRTLWQRIFSQINDVLVYVLLIAALISAFVGEWADASIIALVVILNAVIGVIQESKAEQALEALKKMATPKAIVKRDGELKEIPSEQVVPGDIVMLDAGRYIPCDLRLIETANLKVEESALTGESVPVDKDALYHPSMQTDEQVPLGDQKNMAFMSTLVTYGRGVGVAVETGMNSQIGKIATLLHESDDDMTPLQKSLAQVGKYLGFVAVAICAIMFLIGFLQGRDTLEMFMTAISLAVAAIPEGLPAIVSIVLAIGVQRMIKQNVIIRKLPAVEALGSVTIICSDKTGTLTQNKMTVTHFYSDNTYAQLENLNVNNDVHRLLLENMVLCNDASYSSESQTGDPTEIALLVAGSTFNMQKDHLENKHERVNELPFDSDRKMMSTVHTYDESYYSMTKGAIDKLLPHCTHIFINDKVEVFTNSDKNQILEAAGAMSQEALRVLSFAFKQYNANDVDINHLEENLIFIGLVGMIDPPRTEVKDSITECKKAGIRTVMITGDHKDTAFTIAKELGIAEEKSEIMIGTELDNISDTELANKINHLHVFARVSPEHKVKIVKALRAKGNIVSMTGDGVNDAPSLKQADVGVAMGITGTDVAKGAADVVLTDDNFSSIVKAVEEGRNIYRNIKKSILFLLSCNFGEIIALFLAILLGWATPLRPIHILWVNLITDTLPALSLGVDPEDSDVMKEKPRRAKESLFSGSVPFLIFNGVVIGFLTLAAFIVGAKLYAGDTNLFPLFPEQIDEDALLHAQTMAFVVLSFSQLVHSFNLRSRTKSIFSIGIFTNKYLVFSLLIGVLMQVCIISIPPLANIFGVHALTLRDWGFVLLLSIIPLVVNEIIKLVKRN; the protein is encoded by the coding sequence ATGAGCAAATGGTACAGTAAGACGAAAGATCAAATATTAACGGATCTTAAAACAAATGAACAAAGTGGTTTAACCGCTGACGGTGTAAATGAACGCTTAAAACAATTTGGTTCAAATGAATTAACAGTAAAACAAAAACGTACTTTATGGCAGCGGATTTTTTCCCAAATTAATGATGTCCTCGTATATGTTCTTCTTATAGCTGCCCTTATTTCTGCCTTTGTAGGTGAATGGGCAGATGCAAGCATTATCGCGCTCGTTGTCATATTAAATGCAGTTATTGGTGTCATCCAAGAGTCAAAGGCTGAGCAAGCTTTGGAAGCACTAAAAAAAATGGCAACACCTAAAGCTATCGTAAAACGAGACGGCGAACTAAAAGAAATTCCATCTGAACAAGTCGTTCCAGGTGATATCGTCATGCTCGATGCTGGACGTTATATACCATGTGATTTACGACTTATCGAAACAGCAAATTTAAAAGTTGAAGAATCTGCTCTAACTGGTGAGTCCGTCCCTGTTGATAAGGATGCACTTTATCATCCTTCTATGCAAACTGATGAACAAGTGCCACTGGGCGATCAAAAAAACATGGCCTTTATGTCGACGCTAGTAACATACGGACGTGGCGTTGGTGTTGCTGTTGAAACTGGTATGAACTCACAAATTGGTAAGATTGCTACCCTTTTACATGAATCAGATGATGATATGACACCACTTCAAAAAAGCTTAGCACAAGTAGGAAAATATTTAGGCTTTGTCGCTGTAGCCATTTGCGCTATTATGTTTCTCATCGGTTTTTTACAAGGACGCGATACGTTAGAAATGTTTATGACTGCAATTAGTTTAGCTGTAGCGGCTATTCCTGAAGGACTACCAGCTATCGTTTCCATCGTTCTTGCAATTGGCGTGCAGCGTATGATTAAACAAAACGTTATCATTCGTAAACTACCAGCTGTTGAAGCTCTCGGGTCTGTCACAATTATTTGTTCAGATAAAACAGGTACATTAACGCAAAATAAAATGACCGTTACTCACTTTTATAGTGATAACACATACGCTCAGTTAGAAAATTTGAATGTAAATAATGATGTACACCGTCTATTGTTAGAAAATATGGTGTTATGTAATGATGCGTCTTATAGTAGTGAATCCCAAACTGGGGACCCTACTGAAATTGCCCTTCTCGTTGCTGGAAGCACTTTTAACATGCAAAAAGATCATTTAGAAAATAAACATGAACGTGTTAACGAGCTACCTTTTGATTCTGATCGTAAAATGATGTCAACAGTGCATACATACGATGAAAGCTACTATAGTATGACGAAAGGTGCTATTGATAAACTTTTACCTCACTGCACCCATATCTTTATAAATGACAAAGTTGAGGTCTTCACAAATTCTGATAAAAATCAAATATTAGAAGCTGCCGGGGCAATGTCTCAAGAAGCTTTAAGAGTACTTTCATTCGCATTTAAACAATATAATGCGAACGATGTGGATATTAATCATCTCGAAGAAAATCTCATCTTTATCGGTCTTGTCGGTATGATTGATCCACCACGCACAGAAGTAAAAGATTCCATTACAGAGTGTAAAAAAGCTGGTATTCGTACAGTTATGATTACTGGTGATCATAAGGATACCGCCTTTACAATTGCCAAAGAACTTGGTATTGCTGAAGAAAAATCTGAAATTATGATTGGAACTGAACTAGATAACATTTCAGATACAGAACTAGCAAACAAAATTAATCACTTACATGTATTCGCTAGGGTCTCTCCAGAACATAAAGTGAAGATTGTAAAAGCATTACGTGCGAAAGGAAATATCGTTTCTATGACTGGTGATGGCGTCAATGATGCTCCATCTTTAAAACAAGCAGATGTTGGCGTAGCAATGGGCATTACAGGGACAGATGTTGCAAAAGGCGCAGCAGATGTCGTTTTAACAGACGATAACTTCTCATCTATCGTTAAAGCCGTTGAAGAAGGCAGAAATATTTACCGTAACATAAAAAAATCGATTCTCTTCCTACTCTCTTGTAACTTCGGAGAAATTATCGCTTTATTTTTAGCTATTTTACTTGGCTGGGCGACACCATTACGCCCAATCCACATTTTGTGGGTTAATTTAATTACCGACACACTTCCTGCATTGTCACTCGGTGTTGATCCTGAAGATTCAGATGTGATGAAAGAAAAACCACGACGTGCGAAAGAAAGTCTATTTAGCGGGAGCGTCCCTTTTCTTATTTTCAATGGTGTTGTAATTGGATTTTTAACGTTAGCTGCCTTTATCGTTGGGGCGAAACTCTATGCTGGAGATACAAACTTATTTCCACTTTTCCCAGAGCAAATTGATGAAGATGCTCTATTACATGCTCAAACGATGGCATTTGTCGTTCTTAGTTTTTCTCAGCTCGTTCATTCATTTAACTTGCGTTCAAGAACGAAATCGATTTTCTCAATTGGGATATTTACAAATAAATACTTAGTCTTCTCACTTCTTATTGGTGTTCTTATGCAAGTATGTATCATCTCCATCCCTCCTCTAGCGAATATATTCGGTGTACATGCATTAACATTACGCGATTGGGGATTTGTTCTCTTGTTAAGTATCATTCCGCTCGTTGTGAATGAAATCATTAAATTAGTTAAGAGAAACTAA
- a CDS encoding DUF1128 domain-containing protein, giving the protein MDLSVKSEENVEYMVEAIKEKLRMVNAGAMRAASFNEEMYEDLRDIYEHVMKRETFSISEMQAITEELGTLIKK; this is encoded by the coding sequence GTGGATTTATCCGTAAAGTCAGAAGAAAACGTTGAATATATGGTCGAAGCTATTAAAGAAAAATTACGTATGGTTAATGCTGGAGCGATGAGAGCCGCTAGCTTTAACGAAGAAATGTACGAGGACTTACGTGACATCTATGAGCATGTTATGAAACGTGAAACATTCAGCATTAGTGAAATGCAAGCTATTACAGAAGAATTAGGTACATTAATTAAAAAGTAA